The DNA region TATTGCTTTACATACTTCCAAAATACATTGGCATTTTGTACACGGCATTAATATTTATAGCAGTGGTGGTCTCTGGTTTTTTAATAAGCCTACTAATTTATAAAAAAAGGAAGAATAATATATAGTTATTTTATTAAACACCATGCCGGTTAAAAGCGATGATATAAAATCAAGGGGCGGTGATGCAGAGTCATTAATAACATCATTTCTTGAAAAGAACAGGGATTCATATTTTACATTAAAGGAGATATCTGAAAGCACAGGCATAGACATTATTGAGCTGCACGTTATAATTACAATGATGCTATGGTCAGGCAGGATTAAGTACAGGGACATATACGACCATGAAAATAAACTGAGAAGATACTATGCAATAAACAAATAATTTTTAAATTAGATAATTATAATCAGGCATGCTTGGATTTATTTATGGACTTATCCTTGGCATTTTTCTTGGCCTATTAATATTTTATTTAATTGCAAAAATACTTTCAAAATCCATAACAAAGAGCATAAAAAGTGATATAGAGCTCTATTATCAAAAAATTCTTGATGAAAATTCACAGAAGCTGATAGAAAAAAACACGGAGGTTATATCAAATATAAATGAGAAGAACAGGCTTGAGATAAAAAATATCATGGAGCCTGTTTATGAATCATTAAAATCATACAGGGAGTACATAGAGCGTGTTGAAAATGAAAGAAAGCTTGATTCAGGCAGCCTAAAGGCAAGTATAGAGAACCTTTCAAAGTATCTAAACGAGATAGACCACGATACAAGGGCCCTTGCAAACGCATTAAAAAACCCGTCAATACGTGGCAAGTGGGGGGAGATAACATTGAGAAGAATCGTTGAAATAGCAGGCATGAATCCATACTGCGATTTTAGCGAGCAGGTGACAATAAACAATGAGTACAGACCTGATATGGTTATAAACCTGCCAAATGGAAGAAAAATCATAATAGATTCAAAGGTGCCATTGAATTCCTATTTAAATTACGTTGATGAAACAAATGAAAAGTTGAAGCTCGATCATTTAAAAAGGTACATAGATGATTTTAATAACCATGTAAGAACCCTGGAATCTAAAAGGTACTGGCAGAATCTTGAGGGATCCGTAGATTTTGTAATAATGTTCCTTCCACTTGAATCGCTTCTATCAATTATCATGGAGAGGTCCAGAGAAACGGTGGAAAATGCCTTTTCAAGGCATGTTATTGTTTCAACACCGGTAACGTTAATATCGCTTTTAATGACCGTTCATGCGGGCTGGAACGAGAAGGAACTATCATCGAATATAAATAATTTGATGCTAAAAATAAAGGATTTCAGGTCAAGGCTTGATACATTTATGAAGGACTACGATGAAATAGGAAATAACCTTGGCAAGGCATTGGAATCATATCAAAGGACAAAAGGCTCCCTGGAACGCCGCCTTGAGCCGATAATGCGCGAGTTCGAAAGGAATCTTGATAAGTAGTCATTTGTATTGCGTGAACAGTCTGTAATCACTGCCGCCATAGAATATTCCAAGCCTTATGCCGGCATCAATCCAGCCGTATGAATAATTTAATGCCGCAAATGCATTTATAAGATCGTTTTTATCATAGAAATACAGGGCATCATTGTAATAATTTCTTATCATGTCCAAAAAATCCCTTGCAACAACCATAAGATGCGAAGTCTCTGGCACGGCTATCCTTATTTTATCAAGGGCCTCGGCCTCTATTTTTATGTATCTTTCCACCCTTTCCTTTAAATCCATTGAATACCATTGTATATTTGTAAAAGAACTTTATTATAAAGGTTAATAACCATTAAATATTGTATTAAGTGATATCTATGAGGCGTATCGCTCTATTTGTCATAGTTCTTGGTCTGATGATGACCGGCGTTGATACAACAGCAGTTATACTTGCATTGCCGGATATAACAACAGACCTTCACTCATCACTATCAACAACGATCTGGGTTATTATAATGTATTTGCTTGTCATAGCAGTTATGACAACCCAGCTTGGCAGGATAGGTGACTCGCTGGGCCGTGGAAAAATGTACAATTCCGGATTTATAATTTTTACTCTTGGCTCTGCCCTTGCTGGCACGTCCATTTTTGCAGATGAATTAATATTTTTCAGGGCTGTTCAGGCATTTGGTGGCGCACTCATGCAGGCAAACAGCGGGGCAATAGTTGCAGATATTTTCCCTGTGAATGAGCGTGGAAGGGCCTATGGATACACATCAATAGGGTGGACAACCGGGGCAACCCTCGGGATTCTGGTTGGTGGATTGATAACAACGTATATTGGCTGGCAGTACATATTTTATATAAATGTACCGATAGGCATCATTGCCGCAGTCCTTGGCATAATGAACATAAAGGACGATAAAAGACAGGAGTCCCACAGCGATATACCGGGATTTTTATCACTGCTTGCATCCCTGGTTCTAATAGCATACGGTGCATCAAATATAACAGGATACGGCGTTGATAAATTTAACATATTATTAATAATAACAGGAATAGCCATTTTAATATTTTTTATATTCATTGAGAGGCGGGCAGAATATCCAATAATAAACATGAAGATCTTCAAAAATCATATATTTTCGTTTTCAATACTTGCCTCATTCTTCCAGAGCATGGGCTATCTATCGGTTGTTTTTATAGTTATAATGTATTTACAGGGAATACGTGGATTATCACCATTAAATGCCTCGCTACTTCTGGTTCCAGGTTATGTTCTTGGCTCTGTTATAGCACCATTTGCCGGCAGGCTAAGCGACAGGATAGGTTCAAGAATACCGGCAACATTGGGTTTATCGATGATGATGGCTGGCGTTCTAATATACATGAGCTTTAGCGTGACAACCCCGCTTTACTTTGTAATAATAGCATCACTTGTAGGCGGCCTTGGCACATCCTTATTCTATCCTGCAAACAACAGTGCCGTTATGGCAAATGCGCCCAGGGGATTTTACGGTGTTTCCTCTGGAATACTTAGAACATTCGCAAACATAGGAACATTAATAAGCTATGTTCTTGCAATAACAATAGCATCGATAACAGTTCCAAGGTACGTTGCCTTCGAGGTTTTTCTTGGCCTTCATAATATCGTTGGAACAATAGCAGGAAAATTCATGACAGGTATCAGATCAGCACTTATTATGTCATTCATAATACTGGTAATAGCTGTTATACTTTCAATATCAAGGGGCCAGGAAAATCGTGCTGAAAAGGCGGTTAAATTAAAAACATAGGTTACAATAGGAACTATTTTATAATAAATTATTTTTAAATATTATGTTTAATAACAATCTCTTAAAAAACAGAAGGATTATAATAACAGGCGGTGCAACAGGCCTTGGTTTTTCCATGGCGGAAACTTTTGGATCACTTGGTGCATCAATAATAATTATCAGCAGAAATGAGGAAAATTTGAAAAACGCTGAAAAGAATCTTAGAGATTTAAACATAGATTCATATTATTATAAATGTGATATACGTGATTATGAATCAATATCAAAGACCCTGGGCGATATTGAGAATTCAATTGGCATTCCGGACACCCTGGTAAACAACGCTGCCGGAAATTTTATATCAAAAACGGATGATATATCAAGGAACGGTTTTGATGCCATAGTAAATATTGTGCTTCATGGAACATTTTACTTTTCACAGCTCTTTGGGAAAATGATCATGAAAAATAATATAAGGGGTACAATACTTAATATTGTGGCATCATATGCATGGACAGGAAGCCCTTACCTTGCAGCATCCGCCGCTGCAAAGGCAGGTGTGCTTGCACTTACAAGATCCATGGCAGTTGAATGGGGTCCAAAGGGTATAAGAATAGTCGCAATAGCACCAGGGCTATTCTACAGTGAAAACACATGGAGAAACTTTGGCATATCAGAGGATATTGAAAAAATAGCCGTTGAAAAGACTCCATTAAAAAGGCTTGTTACAAAATCAGAGGTATCAAATCTGGCGGCATATCTAATATCTGATATGGCATCATTTATAAATGGTGAGGTTATTACAATAGACGGCGGGGCCTGGCTTTCAGGCAATATTATAAATGATATATTCTCTGGCCTTGGCGAGGATTTCTTTGAAAATTTAATGAAAAAATCAAGGAAATAAAAAAATTTATAAATATATTTTAATTCAATAATAATGTCACCAGATATAAACCCGCTTGGCTTTCTATGGCCTGTAATAAGCATAATTATAGGAATCGTTCCGGTCATAATGCTAAGGGTAAGGGCCAGGATTTTTGGCGTTGCGGCAATTTCATATTTTATTGCAATTGCACTTAAGATAATTATTCAAAATTTTACATTGAATTATATTATTTTATATCCATACTATGTTCAGGGTTTATACTATGTTATTCAGACAGCCATTTTGGAGGCGGGTTTTTCATTCATATTTGCCATAATGTTTAAAATAGATAAACCACTTGAATTCGGTGTTTCCCTTGCCTTCTGGGAAAATGCAATCTTCCTTGGATTTTTATCAGGAATCACACTGCCAGAAGTTTCAATTTCATACTATTTAATAGCTTCAAATGCACCGGGATCAAAAATAATATACGAATCCTTAAAAAACACACTGCTTTATTTTGGGAATTACCAGCTTTTAAGATACCTCTTTTACCATACCCTGGATCGTTTGTCATCGCTGTTTGCCCATGGGGCATGGGGTGCCATGGCATCACTCTACTTTATAAAAAGGAAAAAATCATATTTTATTATAATGCTTCTCGGCCTAATTGATTTTCTTGTACCACTATTTTATGATCACATCATAGATTATTTTGACATCTCTGTTCTAAGTTTTTTATTTTCAATGATAGGATTCCTGTCAATGTATCTTGTATATCAAAAATATATGAAAAATAAGGTTGGGAATTAAAAATAATTTAATTATTAAAAAAGTAATTATTATAATTTTATAAAATATATATTTTTCAAAATTGAAAAACATTATATAGAAAATTGTAATTAAGATAATACAAAAAAGGGTACCAGCCCTTAGCGAATGAATAGACATGCCTTCTATGGCATAGGATGATATTCATAATCCAAGGCTGGTAAAGATGAGGTTCCTATCCATGTGATAGGTTCTGATAGGTAAGGCAGAGCCTGCCAATTCTTCTTTAAAAGTCGACCAAGTCGACATGGATTAACTCCGGTTGATCCTGCCGGCGGCCACTGCTATCAAGTTCCGACTAAGCCATGCGAGTCAAGGGGCCGTAAGGCACCGGCGTACCGCTCAGTAACACGCGGATAATCTACCCTCGGGAAGGGCATAACCTCGGGAAACTGAGGCTAATTCCCTATAGCCATTCAGAACTGGAATGTTTGGATGGTGAAAGCTCCGGCGCCCGGGGATGAGTCTGCGGCCTATCAGGTAGTAGGTGGTGTAACGGACCACCTAGCCTAAGACGGGTACGGGCCCTGGGAGGGGTAGCCCGGAGATGGACTCTGAGACACTAGTCCAGGCCCTACGGGGCGCAGCAGGCGCGAAACCTGTGCAATGCGCGCAAGCGCGACACGGGGAGCTTGAGTGTCTTGGCAAAAGCCAAGACTTTTCTTATGCCTAAAAAGCATAAGGAATAAGGGCTGGGTAAGACGGGTGCCAGCCGCCGCGGTAACACCCGCAGCTCAAGTGGTGGTCACTTTTACTGAGCCTAAAGCGTTCGTAGCCGGCTTTGTAAATCTCCAGGTAAATTCTAGCGCTTAACGTTAGATCTCCTGGAGAGACTGCAAAGCTTGGGACCGGGTGGGGTTGAACGTACTTTCAGGGTAGGGGTAAAATCCTGTAATCCTGGAAGGACGACCGGTAGCGAAGGCGTTCAACTAGAACGGATCCGACGGTGAGGAACGAAGGCTAGGGGAGCAAACCGGATTAGATACCCGGGTAGTCCTAGCTGTAAACTCTGCCCACTTGGTGTTGCCTTTCCGTTGAGGGGAGGCAGTGCCGGAGCGAAGGTGTTAAGTGGGCCGCTTGGGGAGTATGGTCGCAAGACTGAAACTTAAAGGAATTGGCGGGGGAGCACCGCAACGGGAGGAATGTGCGGTTTAATTGGATTCAACGCCGGAAAACTCACCGGGAGCGACCTGTGGATGAGAGTCAACCTGACGAGTTTACTCGATAGCAGGAGAGGTGGTGCATGGCCGTCGTCAGCTCGTACCGTAGGGCGTTCACTTAAGTGTGATAACGAGCGAGACCCCCATCTCCAATTGCAATTACCTACGCGGGTAGGTAAGCACTTTGGAGAGACCGCCAGCGCTAAGCTGGAGGAAGGAGGGGTCGACGGCAGGTCAGTACGCCCCGAATCTCCCGGGCTACACGCGCATTACAAAGGGCAGGACAATGCGTTGCAACCTCGAAAGGGGAAGCTAATCGCCAAACCTGTCCGTAGTTAGGATTGAGGGCTGTAACTCGCCCTCATGAATCTGGATTCCGTAGTAATCGCGGGTCAACAACCCGCGGTGAATATGCCCCTGCTCCTTGCACACACCGCCTGTCAAACCATCCGAGCTGGTGTTGGATGAGGGTTAGCTCGAGAGGGTTAGCTCAAATCTGATGTCAGTGAGGAGGGTTAAGTCATAACAAGGTATCTGTAGGGGAACCTGCAGATGGATCACCTCCTACGAAAGGCGACTCTGCCTTATCTCCTTTTCTGTATTTTTCTATTTTTGCTTATTTATGGAAAAGATTTTATTTTATGTTTCTCTTATCTTCTATAATGGAAAAGAATCAAAATAATATTCAGGATAAATTAATTGCGCAGCAGGAAAAAATAGAGAGGAAATTTCAGGGCATCGGTAAGGGAAAATATTCAAGAATCATGAAGATGGCCAAGAAGCCCAATGGGGATGAGTACACCAAGGTTCTTTTAATAGCAGGCTTTGGCATCGTTTTCCTTGGGTTTATAGGCTTTGTTATATATCTATTGATGAGCGTTTATTTCTAAGGTGATTTAATGGAGAGTTACGAATGGATAAAGACCAGCGATGAGCATGCCATAAAATCCGGGTGCAATCAAAACGTAATGATATCATTAAAATTAAAGAACATAGGGAATTCAAAAAGGAAGTTCACATTAAGATTAAATACAG from Picrophilus oshimae DSM 9789 includes:
- a CDS encoding DNA recombination protein RmuC is translated as MLGFIYGLILGIFLGLLIFYLIAKILSKSITKSIKSDIELYYQKILDENSQKLIEKNTEVISNINEKNRLEIKNIMEPVYESLKSYREYIERVENERKLDSGSLKASIENLSKYLNEIDHDTRALANALKNPSIRGKWGEITLRRIVEIAGMNPYCDFSEQVTINNEYRPDMVINLPNGRKIIIDSKVPLNSYLNYVDETNEKLKLDHLKRYIDDFNNHVRTLESKRYWQNLEGSVDFVIMFLPLESLLSIIMERSRETVENAFSRHVIVSTPVTLISLLMTVHAGWNEKELSSNINNLMLKIKDFRSRLDTFMKDYDEIGNNLGKALESYQRTKGSLERRLEPIMREFERNLDK
- a CDS encoding DUF357 domain-containing protein — protein: MDLKERVERYIKIEAEALDKIRIAVPETSHLMVVARDFLDMIRNYYNDALYFYDKNDLINAFAALNYSYGWIDAGIRLGIFYGGSDYRLFTQYK
- a CDS encoding MFS transporter, whose amino-acid sequence is MSMRRIALFVIVLGLMMTGVDTTAVILALPDITTDLHSSLSTTIWVIIMYLLVIAVMTTQLGRIGDSLGRGKMYNSGFIIFTLGSALAGTSIFADELIFFRAVQAFGGALMQANSGAIVADIFPVNERGRAYGYTSIGWTTGATLGILVGGLITTYIGWQYIFYINVPIGIIAAVLGIMNIKDDKRQESHSDIPGFLSLLASLVLIAYGASNITGYGVDKFNILLIITGIAILIFFIFIERRAEYPIINMKIFKNHIFSFSILASFFQSMGYLSVVFIVIMYLQGIRGLSPLNASLLLVPGYVLGSVIAPFAGRLSDRIGSRIPATLGLSMMMAGVLIYMSFSVTTPLYFVIIASLVGGLGTSLFYPANNSAVMANAPRGFYGVSSGILRTFANIGTLISYVLAITIASITVPRYVAFEVFLGLHNIVGTIAGKFMTGIRSALIMSFIILVIAVILSISRGQENRAEKAVKLKT
- a CDS encoding SDR family oxidoreductase, whose amino-acid sequence is MFNNNLLKNRRIIITGGATGLGFSMAETFGSLGASIIIISRNEENLKNAEKNLRDLNIDSYYYKCDIRDYESISKTLGDIENSIGIPDTLVNNAAGNFISKTDDISRNGFDAIVNIVLHGTFYFSQLFGKMIMKNNIRGTILNIVASYAWTGSPYLAASAAAKAGVLALTRSMAVEWGPKGIRIVAIAPGLFYSENTWRNFGISEDIEKIAVEKTPLKRLVTKSEVSNLAAYLISDMASFINGEVITIDGGAWLSGNIINDIFSGLGEDFFENLMKKSRK
- a CDS encoding protein translocase SEC61 complex subunit gamma; amino-acid sequence: MFLLSSIMEKNQNNIQDKLIAQQEKIERKFQGIGKGKYSRIMKMAKKPNGDEYTKVLLIAGFGIVFLGFIGFVIYLLMSVYF